A genomic window from Lactobacillus sp. ESL0677 includes:
- the acpS gene encoding holo-ACP synthase translates to MIVGVGIDAVEVERVAKIVAKGDNFAKRALTPKEFAQYQKLQGKRKVEYLGGRFSIKEAFSKAMGTGLGKSLGLQDVETLWDDWGHPVTTSPKFSGKIFPSITHDNHEIITLIVLEK, encoded by the coding sequence ATGATTGTTGGCGTAGGAATTGACGCGGTTGAAGTTGAACGAGTTGCTAAGATTGTCGCTAAGGGTGATAACTTTGCCAAACGGGCGTTGACACCCAAAGAGTTTGCCCAATACCAAAAATTGCAGGGCAAGCGCAAGGTTGAATATCTTGGTGGCCGGTTTTCAATTAAAGAAGCTTTTTCTAAAGCAATGGGGACAGGCCTTGGTAAGTCTCTTGGCCTGCAGGATGTGGAAACCTTGTGGGATGATTGGGGACATCCCGTAACGACTTCGCCTAAGTTCAGCGGCAAAATTTTTCCAAGTATTACCCATGACAATCACGAAATTATTACATTAATTGTGTTGGAGAAATAA
- a CDS encoding DEAD/DEAH box helicase, with the protein MKFSELGLNDELLKAIKRSGFEEATPIQEQTIPLALAGKDVIGQAQTGTGKTAAFALPILQNLEKQHNTIQALIIEPTRELAIQTQEELFRLGRDEKARVQVVYGGADIGRQIRSLKKQVPAILVGTPGRLLDHLKRKTIDLEDVNTIVLDEADEMLDMGFIQDIESILSYVKNRKQTLLFSATMPKPILHISEKFMNNPEIVRIKAKELTADLIDQYFVRAKDSEKFDIMCRLIDVESPDLAVIFVRTKRRVDEVNRGLQARGYNAAGIHGDLSQARRMSVLKRFRAGKLDILVATDVAARGLDISGVTHVYNYDIPQDPDSYVHRIGRTGRAGQNGMSVTFVTPNEIGYMRTIEQLTKKKMEPLRPPSDDQAFRGQLKVAKSKIEDLMKEDLSKYTQDANELLENYSAVDLASALLKNLSKDSSKVEVKISSEKPLPYKGGGRRSGGRGRGHYGHGSRGGHSSRSGYRGGDRNHRGGDRDHGHGGYRGNRSRRSGGGHNFVIKNKKD; encoded by the coding sequence GTGAAATTTTCGGAATTAGGATTAAATGATGAACTTCTAAAAGCGATTAAGCGTTCAGGCTTCGAGGAAGCAACTCCAATCCAGGAACAAACAATTCCACTTGCCTTAGCGGGCAAAGATGTAATTGGTCAAGCACAGACCGGTACTGGTAAGACAGCTGCCTTTGCTTTGCCAATTTTACAAAACTTAGAAAAGCAACATAACACTATTCAGGCGTTAATTATTGAACCAACGCGTGAATTAGCAATCCAAACACAAGAAGAACTTTTCCGTTTAGGCCGCGATGAAAAGGCGCGTGTCCAAGTTGTATACGGCGGGGCTGATATTGGCCGCCAAATTCGCTCACTTAAAAAGCAAGTGCCAGCAATCTTAGTTGGTACTCCTGGTCGTCTACTTGACCACTTGAAGCGTAAGACAATTGACTTAGAAGATGTCAACACTATTGTGCTTGATGAAGCCGATGAAATGCTCGATATGGGCTTTATCCAAGATATTGAAAGTATCTTGAGCTACGTTAAAAACCGCAAGCAAACTTTGCTGTTTAGTGCAACAATGCCGAAGCCAATTTTACACATTAGTGAAAAATTCATGAACAATCCTGAGATTGTTCGCATTAAGGCAAAAGAATTAACTGCTGACTTAATTGACCAATACTTCGTTCGGGCTAAAGATTCAGAAAAATTCGACATTATGTGTCGGTTAATTGACGTTGAAAGTCCTGACTTAGCAGTTATCTTTGTTCGGACTAAGCGGCGCGTTGATGAAGTTAACCGTGGACTGCAAGCACGTGGCTATAACGCTGCTGGTATTCACGGGGACTTGTCGCAAGCTCGCCGGATGAGTGTTCTAAAACGTTTCCGTGCTGGTAAGCTTGATATCTTAGTTGCAACTGATGTTGCCGCACGTGGACTTGATATTTCAGGTGTAACCCATGTTTACAATTATGATATTCCCCAAGATCCAGATTCATACGTACACCGTATTGGTCGTACCGGTCGTGCCGGTCAAAATGGGATGTCTGTTACCTTTGTTACGCCAAACGAAATTGGCTACATGCGGACAATTGAGCAGCTAACCAAGAAGAAGATGGAGCCACTTCGTCCACCATCAGATGACCAGGCTTTCCGTGGTCAATTAAAGGTTGCCAAGTCTAAGATTGAAGACTTGATGAAGGAAGACTTGTCTAAGTATACCCAAGATGCTAATGAACTGTTAGAAAACTATTCAGCAGTTGATCTTGCTTCTGCCTTGCTCAAGAATTTATCTAAGGATTCTTCAAAGGTTGAGGTTAAGATTAGTTCCGAAAAGCCATTGCCGTATAAGGGCGGTGGTCGTCGCAGTGGCGGCCGCGGTCGTGGGCATTACGGTCATGGCTCAAGAGGTGGTCACAGCAGCCGTAGTGGTTATCGTGGCGGCGACCGCAACCATCGCGGTGGTGATCGGGATCATGGTCATGGCGGTTATCGCGGTAACCGTTCACGTCGCAGTGGCGGCGGTCACAACTTTGTGATTAAGAATAAAAAAGATTAA
- the murF gene encoding UDP-N-acetylmuramoyl-tripeptide--D-alanyl-D-alanine ligase yields MKMQLAEIAKAINSTCEGDEQTIITSVAFDSRKITDGGLFVPLKGERDGHDFINSAIANGASATLWQKGHANKPTTIAVLEVDDPLLSMQKLAQYYLNKVNPTVVGITGSNGKTTTKDMTAAVLAKRFNVHKTDANFNNEIGVPMTILEMKPNTEILVLEMGMDHAGQLHHLSELTHPDVSVITMIGEAHIEFLGSREGIADAKMEITDFLREDGEFIYNGDEPLLRERSAKINQAKVTFGFAKDDTVYATGFRSYKHHATFTINSSQKQFSIPMIGKHNVSNAMSALCVGRHFGESDEEIATALANFTPTANRMEWEKGDVGEDIMSDIYNSNPTAVRAVLTSFGQIQVPEGSRRIAVLGDMLELGQRSDTLHAGLADSLDPQVINEVYLFGAEMNNLATALKGKYAPENLHYYKEDQMPQMIAALKNDIKPHDIVVLKGSHGMHLEKVLERLR; encoded by the coding sequence ATGAAAATGCAACTGGCAGAAATTGCCAAAGCAATCAATTCAACTTGTGAAGGCGACGAGCAAACAATTATTACTTCGGTTGCCTTTGACTCAAGAAAAATAACAGATGGCGGCTTGTTTGTACCCTTAAAGGGCGAGCGCGATGGCCACGACTTCATTAATAGTGCAATTGCTAACGGAGCTTCAGCAACATTGTGGCAAAAAGGTCACGCTAATAAGCCAACGACTATTGCTGTGTTAGAGGTCGATGATCCACTGCTTAGCATGCAGAAATTAGCGCAATATTATTTAAACAAGGTTAATCCTACCGTTGTCGGCATTACGGGCTCTAACGGTAAAACGACAACTAAGGATATGACTGCGGCTGTTCTTGCTAAGCGGTTTAATGTGCACAAGACAGATGCTAATTTCAATAATGAAATTGGTGTGCCGATGACTATTTTGGAAATGAAGCCAAATACTGAAATTTTGGTTTTGGAAATGGGCATGGATCACGCTGGACAATTGCATCATTTAAGTGAATTGACTCATCCCGATGTCAGTGTCATTACTATGATTGGTGAAGCCCATATTGAATTTTTAGGTTCACGCGAAGGTATTGCGGATGCCAAAATGGAAATTACTGACTTTTTGCGTGAGGACGGGGAATTCATTTATAACGGGGATGAACCGCTTTTACGTGAGCGCAGTGCTAAAATTAACCAAGCAAAAGTTACCTTTGGTTTTGCAAAAGATGATACAGTTTATGCGACAGGCTTTAGAAGTTATAAGCACCACGCTACGTTTACAATTAACAGTTCACAAAAGCAGTTTTCAATCCCGATGATTGGTAAGCACAATGTTTCTAATGCTATGTCAGCTCTTTGCGTTGGCCGACATTTCGGCGAAAGTGATGAAGAAATTGCTACCGCATTGGCTAACTTTACTCCGACTGCTAACAGAATGGAGTGGGAAAAAGGCGACGTTGGTGAAGATATCATGAGTGATATTTACAACTCTAATCCAACCGCTGTTCGAGCCGTTTTAACCAGTTTTGGTCAAATTCAAGTTCCAGAAGGCAGCCGCCGCATTGCTGTTTTAGGTGACATGCTGGAATTAGGCCAGCGCTCAGATACGCTGCATGCTGGATTAGCTGATAGCCTTGATCCACAAGTGATTAACGAAGTATATTTATTTGGCGCTGAAATGAACAACTTAGCTACTGCTCTAAAAGGCAAGTATGCGCCAGAGAATTTACATTATTATAAAGAGGATCAGATGCCGCAGATGATTGCGGCACTGAAGAATGATATTAAGCCGCACGACATTGTTGTCTTAAAAGGTTCACACGGGATGCACCTTGAGAAAGTATTAGAGCGGCTTAGATAA
- a CDS encoding type B 50S ribosomal protein L31, with protein sequence MKQGIHPDYQEVVFMDSATGAKFVAGSTLKPTETIEYEGKTYPLIRVEITSDSHPFYTGKQKFAQADGRIEKFNKKYGMNNK encoded by the coding sequence ATGAAACAAGGCATTCATCCAGATTACCAAGAAGTTGTCTTTATGGACTCAGCTACAGGAGCTAAGTTCGTTGCAGGTTCAACTTTGAAGCCAACGGAAACAATAGAATACGAAGGTAAAACTTACCCATTAATTCGCGTTGAAATCACTTCAGATTCTCACCCATTCTACACAGGCAAGCAAAAGTTTGCTCAAGCAGATGGTCGGATCGAAAAGTTCAACAAGAAGTATGGTATGAACAACAAGTAA
- a CDS encoding transporter substrate-binding domain-containing protein, with the protein MNKNKTRNTIIGVVVVVIIAIAAFFGIRSSSNHTASSNDSSVTAIKKRGVLRVAVFGDLPPYGWVNAKGERVGYDVRLARQMAKDMGVKIKFVQVNANNRVDTLNSNKADLVLANFTVTPERKQVVDYAKPYMKVSVGVISPKSAPITKASQLTGKSLIVTKGTTAENYFTKKSGINLLKFDSKTQQFNAIKNKRAAALADDNSYLYAWVKKNPSYTVGIKNIGPNQFISPAVKKGNKSLLTWTNKEITKLNGHKFFVNDYNLELKPYFGSEVKPSDIVLN; encoded by the coding sequence ATGAATAAGAATAAAACAAGAAACACAATTATCGGTGTGGTAGTTGTAGTAATTATTGCAATTGCAGCCTTCTTTGGCATCAGATCATCAAGTAATCACACTGCCAGCAGTAACGATAGCAGTGTGACCGCTATTAAGAAGCGTGGCGTGTTACGGGTGGCTGTCTTTGGCGACTTGCCACCATATGGCTGGGTTAATGCTAAGGGCGAGCGCGTTGGTTATGATGTGCGTTTGGCTCGGCAAATGGCAAAGGACATGGGTGTAAAGATTAAGTTTGTTCAAGTTAATGCGAACAATCGAGTAGACACACTAAATTCCAATAAAGCCGACTTGGTTTTGGCCAACTTTACAGTTACGCCGGAACGTAAGCAGGTTGTTGATTACGCCAAGCCTTACATGAAGGTTTCTGTTGGGGTAATTTCACCTAAGAGCGCACCAATCACGAAGGCTAGCCAGTTAACCGGCAAGAGTTTAATTGTCACCAAGGGGACTACTGCCGAAAATTACTTTACTAAAAAGAGCGGCATTAACTTATTAAAATTTGATTCTAAGACGCAACAATTCAATGCGATTAAGAATAAGCGGGCAGCAGCCTTAGCTGATGACAATTCTTACCTTTATGCTTGGGTTAAGAAGAACCCAAGCTACACTGTTGGGATTAAGAATATCGGCCCGAACCAGTTTATTTCTCCAGCCGTTAAGAAGGGCAACAAGTCTTTGTTAACGTGGACTAACAAGGAAATTACTAAGTTAAACGGACACAAATTCTTTGTGAATGATTATAATTTGGAATTAAAGCCATACTTTGGCAGTGAAGTTAAGCCAAGCGACATTGTTTTAAACTAG
- a CDS encoding amino acid ABC transporter ATP-binding protein, protein MTKEILRVEHLNKFYGDWQALHDINFKLEEGEVLTLLGPSGSGKSTLLRCLNGLEQFNEGAIYFKGQKITPTDQEWQNLRQKIGMVFQSYDLFPNLTVMDNILLAPTKVQKRPAEKVKVEAMQLLERVGLIKYVDAYPRELSGGQKQRIAIVRALAMHPEIMLFDEVTASLDPEMVRGILQIMTDLAKKDHMTMIIVTHEMNFAAQIADQVLFLENGKIIENTPGKQFFTKPQTDRAQEFLTSMDF, encoded by the coding sequence ATGACGAAAGAAATTTTACGAGTTGAACATTTAAATAAATTTTATGGTGATTGGCAAGCATTGCACGACATCAACTTTAAGTTGGAAGAAGGCGAGGTTCTGACCTTACTTGGGCCATCAGGCTCAGGTAAAAGTACTTTGCTGCGGTGTCTTAATGGCCTTGAGCAATTTAATGAAGGTGCGATTTACTTTAAAGGCCAAAAGATTACGCCGACTGATCAGGAATGGCAGAATTTACGCCAAAAGATTGGCATGGTCTTTCAGAGCTATGATCTGTTCCCTAATTTAACCGTGATGGACAATATTTTGCTGGCACCAACTAAAGTGCAAAAGAGGCCGGCAGAAAAGGTCAAAGTTGAAGCAATGCAGCTCTTAGAGCGTGTGGGCTTAATTAAGTACGTTGATGCTTATCCGCGTGAACTATCTGGCGGACAAAAGCAGCGGATTGCGATTGTGCGGGCCTTGGCCATGCATCCGGAAATAATGCTCTTTGATGAGGTAACAGCTTCACTTGACCCAGAGATGGTGCGCGGCATTTTACAAATCATGACCGATTTAGCTAAAAAGGACCACATGACCATGATTATCGTGACGCACGAGATGAACTTTGCGGCGCAAATTGCCGATCAAGTACTGTTTTTGGAAAACGGTAAAATTATTGAAAATACGCCGGGCAAGCAATTTTTTACCAAGCCGCAAACTGACCGAGCACAAGAATTTTTAACAAGTATGGATTTTTAA
- a CDS encoding amino acid ABC transporter permease, whose translation MAHSAINVFFAGDNFARLMQGLWTSVWIAAVSLVLGLILGTVFGVLRTLPNKIVRFILRLYLEFFRVVPTIVLLYLAYYILPRQLHINWPASWMAVLAFALWVAAEFSDIVRGAIESVPLAQKESGLALGLSRVQLFRYVLLPQAFQLELPATINLATRVIKTTSLLMTISIIDVIAVGQQIIEANNQQYPNGVFWIYGLIFILYFVIDYPLSAWAKRLAAKK comes from the coding sequence ATGGCACATTCGGCAATTAATGTTTTCTTCGCTGGGGATAACTTTGCACGGCTAATGCAGGGATTATGGACTTCTGTCTGGATTGCGGCAGTTAGCTTAGTGTTAGGGCTAATATTAGGCACAGTTTTTGGTGTTTTAAGAACCTTACCTAATAAAATTGTGCGCTTTATTTTACGACTCTACCTTGAATTTTTCCGGGTTGTACCGACAATTGTCTTACTATATCTGGCCTACTATATTTTGCCGCGGCAGCTGCATATTAATTGGCCAGCTAGTTGGATGGCGGTATTGGCATTTGCCCTGTGGGTCGCCGCAGAATTTAGTGATATTGTGCGCGGGGCAATTGAGTCTGTGCCGTTAGCACAAAAAGAGTCTGGTCTAGCTCTGGGCTTAAGTCGAGTGCAACTGTTTCGTTACGTCTTGTTGCCACAGGCATTCCAACTGGAATTACCAGCAACCATTAACTTGGCAACGCGAGTAATTAAGACAACTTCGTTATTGATGACAATCAGTATCATTGACGTGATTGCAGTTGGTCAACAGATTATCGAAGCCAACAACCAGCAATATCCCAACGGCGTCTTTTGGATTTATGGCTTGATTTTTATTTTATATTTTGTAATCGACTATCCATTATCAGCTTGGGCCAAGCGATTGGCTGCTAAAAAGTAG
- a CDS encoding amino acid ABC transporter permease produces the protein MSWQIITQSLPIFSKAFVLTLWLSLVGIVGSIIVGIISSLVQYFKVPVLGQIITAYVELARNTPLLIQLFFLYYAFPVLGLKMSAETCGIIGLIFLGGAYMAEGFTGGFTGVSANQIDNGKALGMSKLQLARYVVFPQGFALSMPALTANIIFLIKETSIFSVIAIPELTNTALDLIGMYYRSNEYLLVLVIAYAIILIPVILLLNYLERRVRYGTFGN, from the coding sequence ATGAGCTGGCAGATTATAACGCAGAGTTTACCGATTTTTAGCAAAGCATTTGTGTTAACTCTTTGGTTGTCGCTGGTCGGAATTGTGGGCTCGATTATTGTCGGTATAATTAGCAGTTTGGTGCAATATTTTAAGGTGCCAGTGCTAGGCCAAATTATTACAGCTTATGTGGAATTGGCACGCAATACGCCGCTATTAATCCAGTTGTTTTTCTTATATTATGCATTTCCCGTTTTGGGTTTAAAAATGTCAGCTGAAACATGTGGCATTATTGGACTAATCTTTTTGGGCGGTGCTTATATGGCAGAGGGTTTTACCGGTGGATTTACTGGTGTCAGTGCTAATCAGATTGATAACGGTAAGGCTTTAGGAATGAGTAAGTTGCAGTTAGCACGTTACGTGGTTTTTCCCCAAGGATTTGCCCTCAGCATGCCGGCATTGACTGCGAACATTATCTTTTTAATTAAAGAAACCTCAATCTTCTCGGTAATTGCCATTCCCGAATTGACCAACACGGCACTAGACCTGATTGGAATGTATTACCGCTCTAACGAATACTTGTTAGTATTAGTCATTGCTTACGCGATTATTTTAATTCCGGTTATTTTACTGCTCAATTATTTGGAAAGGAGGGTTCGTTATGGCACATTCGGCAATTAA
- a CDS encoding GRP family sugar transporter codes for MNTTALLVGLGPLLGWGLFPTIASKIGGKPANQILGTTLGTFIFGLVYALVGGYALPTGTALLLSIISGVGWASAQIVTFMSFGLVGSSRSMPITTAFQLLGASLWGVIALGNWPGILAKIVGTIALVAIILGAYMTVWSEKKTAQKSNLLKKATIWLLFGEIGYWAYSAAPQAAHIDGQHAFLPQAIGMLLTGIVYGIYVAVKHKEGNPFTEVVSYKQIFAGFFFAFAALTYLISAQPNMNGLATGFVLSQTSVILATLTGIWFLGQKKTKKEMAVTIAGLIIILVAAAVTEFI; via the coding sequence GTGAATACAACCGCATTATTAGTTGGTCTTGGTCCACTCTTGGGCTGGGGTTTGTTCCCGACAATCGCGTCCAAAATTGGTGGTAAACCTGCCAACCAAATTTTAGGTACCACCTTAGGCACCTTCATCTTCGGCCTAGTTTATGCACTTGTTGGTGGCTATGCTTTGCCTACTGGGACTGCACTGTTATTGTCAATTATTTCTGGAGTTGGCTGGGCAAGTGCGCAGATTGTTACCTTTATGTCCTTTGGCTTGGTTGGCTCATCGCGGTCAATGCCAATTACAACTGCCTTCCAATTATTAGGTGCCTCATTATGGGGCGTGATTGCCTTGGGTAATTGGCCGGGCATCCTTGCCAAGATAGTTGGAACAATTGCTCTAGTAGCGATTATTCTTGGTGCCTACATGACAGTCTGGTCAGAAAAGAAAACCGCGCAAAAATCGAACCTGCTTAAAAAGGCTACCATTTGGCTATTGTTTGGTGAGATTGGTTATTGGGCTTACTCGGCTGCACCACAAGCTGCTCATATTGATGGTCAACACGCCTTTTTGCCGCAAGCGATTGGGATGCTGCTGACGGGGATTGTGTATGGCATCTATGTTGCCGTCAAACACAAAGAGGGGAATCCATTCACGGAGGTTGTTTCCTACAAGCAAATTTTTGCTGGTTTCTTCTTCGCCTTTGCTGCTCTAACCTATCTGATTTCAGCGCAGCCAAATATGAATGGTCTAGCAACAGGCTTTGTCTTGTCACAGACTTCGGTTATTTTAGCAACTCTAACTGGTATCTGGTTCTTAGGTCAGAAAAAGACCAAAAAAGAGATGGCCGTGACGATTGCTGGGTTAATCATTATTTTGGTTGCTGCTGCCGTAACGGAATTTATCTAA
- the rbsD gene encoding D-ribose pyranase: MKKTKVINSDLSRVIATMGHFDKLAIGDAGTPVPKGTEKIDLAVTNGIPSFMDVLNNVLEELGIQRIFLASEIKTENPEMLAQIKKRLPDTPIEFITHDELKESLKDCKAFVRTGEMTPFANILLESNVVF; the protein is encoded by the coding sequence ATGAAAAAGACAAAAGTAATTAATTCAGATTTATCGCGAGTAATTGCAACGATGGGACATTTTGACAAGCTGGCAATTGGTGATGCTGGCACGCCTGTTCCTAAGGGCACAGAAAAGATTGACTTGGCCGTGACTAACGGCATCCCTAGCTTTATGGATGTGCTCAACAATGTTCTTGAAGAATTGGGCATTCAACGGATTTTTTTAGCTAGTGAAATTAAAACGGAAAATCCAGAAATGCTAGCACAAATTAAGAAACGCCTGCCAGATACGCCAATTGAATTTATTACGCATGATGAATTAAAAGAAAGCTTAAAGGATTGTAAGGCTTTTGTTAGAACTGGTGAAATGACGCCATTTGCGAATATTTTACTCGAAAGTAACGTTGTTTTTTAA
- the rbsK gene encoding ribokinase — protein sequence MNKVTVIGSINLDTNLRVERMVKPGETIHAKEHYSAAGGKGANQAVAAARSGCTTSFIGAVGDDAPGTEMLDLLKQEGIDVSGIATIKDESTGQAFISVDDEGQNSITIYAGANYAFNADAIAQKSALITDSDFVIAQFETPIGATIKGFEIARAHGVKTILNPAPAMAKIPVELLQLTDMIAPNETEAATITGVQVVDEASARQAAGKLHDLGVEAVIITIGSKGAFYDFNGQSELVPAFKVKAVDTTAAGDTFIGAMSSLLKPDFSNLREAIIFANKASSLTVQRYGAQPSIPYKKEIDQVK from the coding sequence ATGAATAAAGTTACTGTTATCGGCAGTATTAACCTTGATACCAACCTGCGTGTTGAGCGGATGGTTAAGCCGGGGGAAACAATCCATGCTAAGGAACACTATTCAGCAGCTGGTGGCAAGGGTGCTAACCAGGCAGTTGCAGCAGCACGGTCTGGCTGCACGACTAGCTTTATTGGGGCTGTTGGTGATGATGCGCCAGGAACTGAAATGTTAGACTTGCTCAAGCAAGAGGGGATTGATGTTTCTGGAATTGCAACAATTAAGGATGAGTCAACGGGCCAAGCCTTTATTTCAGTTGATGATGAGGGGCAGAACTCGATTACGATTTATGCCGGTGCCAATTACGCGTTTAACGCTGATGCAATTGCGCAAAAGAGCGCGCTGATTACGGATAGTGATTTTGTCATTGCCCAGTTTGAAACGCCGATTGGGGCAACAATTAAGGGCTTTGAAATCGCTCGTGCTCACGGTGTTAAAACGATTTTAAATCCAGCACCAGCAATGGCTAAGATTCCAGTGGAGTTACTGCAATTGACTGATATGATTGCGCCAAATGAAACTGAAGCGGCAACGATTACTGGCGTTCAAGTTGTTGATGAGGCTAGCGCTCGGCAAGCTGCTGGCAAATTACATGATCTTGGTGTAGAAGCGGTAATTATTACGATTGGTTCTAAAGGTGCCTTTTATGACTTTAACGGCCAGAGCGAGTTGGTTCCAGCCTTTAAAGTTAAGGCTGTCGATACAACCGCTGCCGGCGATACCTTTATCGGTGCCATGTCCAGCTTATTAAAACCGGACTTTTCTAACTTGCGTGAGGCGATTATTTTCGCTAACAAGGCTTCATCATTAACGGTTCAGCGTTATGGTGCCCAGCCATCAATTCCGTACAAGAAGGAAATCGACCAAGTTAAGTAA
- a CDS encoding amino acid permease: MKRQLTLSAALATVMGTMIGGGAFFKIASVSALTHNAWLSILVWPLAGFITLMAGLSVAELAAIFPEDGGPVKYLQEIYGPKIAFLFGWSLIIVYYPANIAALSIVFATQLKQIPNFSNFSTTGVALIVMLVILLVNWLGSKLSSEVQKLALIIKLLPIAAIIIFAIFSSSTNQLAGAPLPHLNSANGAAFGQALLAVLFAYDGWLSIGNLAGEIKNPAKTLSRAITWGVFGVTIVYTLLNWSYVRIVPWAKITGNQAAALLTAQHLFGNLGGLIISIGILVSVFGAINGHLMVGSRMPYTLGRQEKLPAAQFFGKLNRKTVVPTNSMLFECAIAAVMIFSGTFNSLTDMLVYVSWIFSILLFIGVFILRQRQPELIRPYKIPLFPWPPILAIIGALFIVINTTLTQPLLALTGILLTLSGWPVYIWTQHHNTH, translated from the coding sequence ATGAAAAGACAACTCACATTATCCGCCGCACTGGCAACCGTCATGGGCACCATGATTGGTGGCGGCGCCTTTTTCAAAATCGCCAGCGTTTCGGCATTAACTCATAACGCTTGGTTAAGTATCCTTGTTTGGCCCCTAGCCGGATTCATTACCCTAATGGCTGGACTCAGCGTGGCCGAACTTGCCGCGATTTTTCCAGAAGACGGCGGCCCAGTTAAATATTTACAAGAAATTTATGGCCCTAAAATTGCCTTTCTCTTTGGCTGGTCGCTGATCATCGTTTATTATCCGGCCAATATTGCTGCCCTTTCAATTGTGTTTGCGACGCAGTTAAAACAAATCCCGAATTTTAGTAATTTTTCTACTACTGGCGTGGCTCTGATCGTCATGCTAGTTATCCTGCTAGTCAATTGGCTGGGTTCCAAATTAAGCAGCGAAGTCCAGAAACTGGCGCTAATAATCAAGCTATTACCAATTGCCGCAATCATCATCTTTGCGATCTTTAGCAGTAGCACCAATCAATTAGCTGGCGCACCATTGCCGCACTTGAACTCTGCTAATGGTGCTGCCTTTGGTCAAGCTCTGCTGGCCGTGCTTTTTGCTTATGACGGTTGGTTAAGCATCGGCAATCTAGCAGGTGAAATTAAAAATCCGGCCAAAACCCTGTCCCGTGCTATTACTTGGGGCGTGTTTGGAGTGACTATTGTTTATACCCTACTCAATTGGAGCTATGTTCGCATCGTGCCGTGGGCAAAAATCACTGGTAACCAGGCAGCCGCGCTACTGACAGCACAACATCTTTTTGGTAACTTGGGCGGTTTAATTATCAGCATTGGCATTCTGGTATCAGTCTTTGGTGCCATTAACGGTCACCTCATGGTCGGTTCCAGAATGCCGTACACTTTAGGACGGCAAGAGAAGTTGCCAGCAGCCCAATTTTTTGGCAAATTAAATCGTAAGACAGTTGTGCCTACCAACAGTATGCTCTTTGAATGCGCAATTGCTGCCGTCATGATCTTTTCGGGAACTTTTAACAGTTTAACCGACATGCTAGTTTATGTTTCGTGGATTTTTTCAATTCTGTTATTTATTGGCGTTTTTATTCTACGCCAACGCCAACCGGAATTAATACGACCATACAAAATACCACTGTTCCCGTGGCCACCAATTCTCGCTATTATCGGTGCCTTGTTCATTGTAATTAACACAACATTAACGCAGCCACTCCTTGCCCTTACCGGTATTTTGCTAACTCTATCTGGCTGGCCAGTGTACATTTGGACACAACACCACAATACTCATTAA